The nucleotide window TTACCAAATGGAGGCAAGCTTTTCTTATTTATGAGAGAGTTGTATTACATTTCAATAACAAGCATGTAATGAAAAATGATCATTAATCAGAAAATCTTTAGATATATATTGAGGGCAAAAAGAAACGTTTAGAATATATGCCATGGAACTCTGAACTAATGGAAATGACTATGTGAAGTCAATTTAGATAACGCTCCATAGATTGTatacatttctatttatttaggCAGTTGAAAATTTTGAGTTGACGCAATACCCTCTAACACAGCATTATCCAATGTAGGGCTTCCATGACATTATTTTGTCAATAaacatatataaacacacacacactaaagtAATTTAGAAACAAGAAGCAGCATTATAAATTTATTCAAATAATGTCATATGGAAGGGAAAAAATGTACCCTTTAGATATTTGCAGCATTATCTAAAGTTTTCTCTTTCGATGTGTTCAAGTGTAGAATACATCTTATTATTAGTGTAatctaaaataatacaaaaattaactttgtaattatttattacaggtaataatttaaaaaaattcttctttCTGATTTGAATTTTTCCCCCCTTATCTCAGTTAAAaacccacacaaaaaaaaagtttttctaatATAATAGAAAATGCAATGGGAATATGAACTTTTCTTATAGGAAGTATGGACGAAAATGATAATCTAGACTTTTCAAGGTTTAAATCTGTAATGTACTTCACCAACTGTATGAAAACTAATTaatgctttataaataaatatatttcaccttttaatcacatttaaaaaaaacaaatctccaTAAAAATGTATCAGAACTTAATCTCAGTTACAAAGTGAAAAGTTAAAATCATTATACCTTTCTCTAACAGTGTCAGTCTTACAAGACAAAAATtgacatttgtacacatttactTCTCCAGGTTTTAGATTCACCAGAGAAACCTTAGCAAAgggaaatacaaataaaaaaaccccacaaaaactattatatttaaataataatttgaaatttgaaaaaatgtagAACACATCCATTGTAAGCTTTTAATACTAGCTTATAAAATGTGGTATGGATATACTTTCTTATAAAACTAATAACTAGAAAACTCATTTATACCAAAGCTTTAGAACAGAAATGCTTCATATGTtaagaaaaaactaaaattcCTATACCACACATAGAATTGACAACGCTGTTTTATTAAAAACTGTTTCAAAAAGTTATCAATAACAAAAGAAGCAATGCAGCAAAATCTTTGAAAATACAATACagtattttacaattttttaaaattattgttgGGTAATAATTGCAAGTAAAATATGAATGTGTACATGCTGAACTATAtcaaatatatatgtatttatatatatgtatatatatatataatttacagGTCAATATCAAAATCAAGAAATCTTCATTACAGATAAATTTTCTTTGGCAAATCTACTAACTCATTGactttaataaattgtgtgGTATTAAAAGACTGACATTAAAGAAATCAATAGACAAATCTTCTTGTTCCAATGTCTCTATCAGGAATCTTTCTGCTCTGTAAACTCTTCCTCCTGTTTGTTATCTCCATCAGATgaatcctttttttcttttttcttatctaaaaaatcaaaacaaataattCACCAGTTtagttgacaaaaaaaaaaaaagacttctgaTTAGCTAAATGTTTTACAcacataaaattataaatttagcCTTTATTCATGTTTACTTTATTCTTCGCATTTCCTTTGTGGTTGCCTGTAAGTGCCTtagtttttgttaaaatttattttggttCAGATAGgtttgacaaaaaaacaataacaaacaactGATCTGATATGCAGATAAACCAAAAGAATGTTTAAGATAACTAAATTTGATCAATCAAATGTCAAGCCCACAAAGTTGTTTTTTGACACTGTTACAATTAACAATTAACCAGTGGCAATTTCAGAAGTCACATCTTTACCTAAGTGACTTATAAACAAACTGAAGGAAAAGTAGCTTAGTATAATAAGTATTTGCCCACCAAAGTGAAAAATTAAATCATATGAAACCTGTTGTGGACATTAACTAAGGATATCAACAGTCACTAACTGTGGTCTGTAGCTGTCATTATGGTGCTTATCAAGCATAATTTTACATAACTAAGTGTGACAGTAGCACAATTTTTTACACAAACCGGAACAATAAATATCTACACCAATGACCTGATCTAAAATTGCTTAGCACAAATGTAAACctttacaaaatttacattcTAATTACTTTTCATATGAACCTATACTATGGtttcaaaatgtatatttacttACTTCTCACATAACCTTTAGTTTGAAAAATTTCCACTCTAGCTCCTAACAATATAACAATCCCTATGCTTAGTCCATAAAAAACATCAAATTGCTAGGCGTATCTACTTACTGAAATCATTGATGTAGATGAGAAGACTTGCAGTCAAATCCAAATAACTTTTctgatgattaaaaaaaatgtatttgcttttataaaaacagtaattctatttatacatgcaAACATAAGAAAAAGGGGGTTTTGATGCACAGCCATAAATCCAGccctaagtgaaaaaaaaacttttaggaAAGGaagacaagcaaaatatttaaacaaaattttaaaacattaaagcttatataagggaaagaccTGTACATTTATAGACATATCAATCAattctgtaagatttatttccttaatcaatatcaaacttaattaattaattgtttttttttgtgtttttattattattcatgtTGTATTAGAAACGATGAGttattttgcaaagtttcaacttgatctgagaatgggaagtgggagaagtaacatttataaacattgtaccagacagacagagtgagatatGAGATTTGTAAGTTATTTTCTAATCTATAAAATCTAATCTGTAAAATATTCGTTTCTAAATAAATAGGATGTTCTaaaaatcagtaaaaaaaacatctccAACGTTTGTCAGGATATAGGTAAGAAACCCAGCATTAAGAAGCCAATCCTTTTTAACTATTTAGATATCACATCTCTTAAGTAAAGTAAAGCATCATTATTTATAGAGTTTTGTAGTGATACTGTGTTTTCAGCACTTAGGAAATTAATTTGTATACATTGCCCCTAGCTGATGACAAGCACTCTTTTGGAGCACACAACAGAAAGAGAAGGGATAAAGTACATTGTCCCCAGTTGATGACAAGTACTTTTTTGGAGCACACAACAGAAAGAGAAGGGATAAAGTACATTGTCCCCAGTTGATGACAAGTACTTTTTTGGAGCACATAGGGAGAGAAGGAATAACAAAGTCTGAACTTTAAGTCAAATCATACTTTTCCTTCAAGCACTAAAATCCTTTTGTAGAATTTCCCTTAATGTTTTTGTATTGCAGCTTTATCACAAAGCCCTAAACgaacatttgaaaacaaaatatttaccctTGAAGTTGCCTTGGAAAATACAAATTCTTCAAGTTGTGCCGCAGTTTTTGGTATCTGTGACTCAGATTTGGTAATCTCATCTTGTctggaaacaaaaattaaagtttccccataaatttgtttttggaataaatttttaaaaaattttaaataaaagatgaagtaaataaatattttaagaaaatttcaCAAGCCAACATCATTGACAAGGGATGTTTATTAACAATAAGGAACTGTGTACATTTTATAACTTCAAACCTAATTAAATGGAATTCCTTGGATCTAAGCATTAAAATTTGAACCAAAACAGcatcctctttaaaaaaaactgctaatCAACTAAATCTAATAGGGAAGTTCTACAAGTGAgtagaaaaaagtaaattgaaaagTTGGGGGGCAGCTTTTTATAGAGTGTTTCCAAATGACTACCTCACTCCACTCTACCACAAAGAGAGTATAGTGACAGTATAAGACAGCATTTCCTCAACCTGTAGGCACAACATGCTGACAAAACATTATTACAAaggttaaaaaattaaatcatgATACATGTTTAATCATCTAAGTAAGATTATTTATTGTTCCTCACATTTCAGTATTGTagagtctctttttttttttttttttttactatatgaAGTAGATGCCAGTTAAATGTATTTCTGCAGCACAAAATGTGGAAAACGCTTGGCGGGGAAGGGGACACTgtaatttttatgtttggaAAATAAAGATATATCATTGTATTATTAGTTAATCAGCTGAGGGTGTAATTCAAAACAATGTTTTGCtacatctcatttttttttaaaagcttttatcaactcactctttatGACCTGATGGAATCTTGTACACTATATCTCCAACTTCctaattttgcacaattattcattgtcg belongs to Biomphalaria glabrata chromosome 12, xgBioGlab47.1, whole genome shotgun sequence and includes:
- the LOC106067940 gene encoding uncharacterized protein LOC106067940 isoform X2; its protein translation is MARSGMNRQDEITKSESQIPKTAAQLEEFVFSKATSRKSYLDLTASLLIYINDFNKKKEKKDSSDGDNKQEEEFTEQKDS
- the LOC106067940 gene encoding uncharacterized protein LOC106067940 isoform X1 encodes the protein MAATESQIEDTKETEESADSDEWKAEKYRNKVIERIQDEITKSESQIPKTAAQLEEFVFSKATSRKSYLDLTASLLIYINDFNKKKEKKDSSDGDNKQEEEFTEQKDS